A single window of Drosophila suzukii chromosome 3, CBGP_Dsuzu_IsoJpt1.0, whole genome shotgun sequence DNA harbors:
- the bnk gene encoding protein bottleneck, whose product MSISTFNFQFYNYKLSPSSPDFGSIGASRSSSSFISELEMDIDEDMSTRPPPTITSTPKPRFTTQLAVELAKAEEPGNGISPLRPKLHTAQKRWSMELREKVLEMSKRNNGQEKPQTTGQREQQEQHEPLQQEQRPEQEQHPEPEQKPTVTDKINFFNKLTNTFESGFNKLLQPGGATNNRFIAMLRTTRPQNIATTTANSSTANSFLGSSGSLNGGQVPPPKPKRLFATPHAPDMGVGKGGILRKRSLRRNPSMDKSRATILRQNSNVTVRTQNHAIMEDLSLVVPVRLRIAEYEQRISMSA is encoded by the coding sequence ATGAGCATCAGCACTTTCAACTTCCAGTTCTACAACTACAAGCTTAGTCCCTCGTCGCCGGACTTCGGCAGTATAGGGGCCTCCCGTTCCTCCTCCTCATTCATCAGCGAACTGGAAATGGACATTGACGAGGACATGTCCACCCGGCCGCCACCGACCATCACCTCCACCCCCAAGCCGCGATTCACCACCCAACTGGCCGTGGAATTGGCCAAAGCGGAGGAGCCCGGTAATGGCATTTCCCCCCTGCGTCCCAAATTGCATACGGCCCAGAAGCGCTGGTCCATGGAGCTGAGGGAGAAGGTACTGGAAATGTCCAAGCGAAATAATGGCCAGGAGAAACCACAGACCACAGGGCAGCGGGAGCAGCAGGAGCAACATGAGCCACTGCAACAGGAGCAACGGCCAGAACAGGAGCAACATCCCGAGCCGGAGCAGAAACCCACTGTCACCGACAAAATCAACTTCTTCAACAAGCTGACCAACACCTTTGAGTCGGGTTTCAACAAACTGCTGCAGCCAGGTGGCGCCACCAACAACCGCTTCATAGCCATGTTGCGCACCACCCGTCCACAGAACATAGCCACCACCACCGCCAACAGCAGCACCGCCAACAGTTTCCTGGGCAGCAGTGGGTCCCTCAACGGCGGTCAAGTGCCACCGCCCAAGCCCAAAAGACTGTTTGCCACGCCCCATGCGCCAGACATGGGCGTGGGCAAGGGGGGCATCCTACGCAAGAGGTCCCTGCGCCGGAACCCCTCGATGGACAAGTCCAGGGCCACCATTCTAAGGCAGAACTCCAATGTCACGGTGAGAACCCAGAACCACGCCATCATGGAGGATCTCAGCCTAGTGGTTCCTGTGAGACTGCGCATCGCAGAGTACGAGCAACGCATCTCAATGAGTGCCTAA